A stretch of DNA from Anthonomus grandis grandis chromosome 22, icAntGran1.3, whole genome shotgun sequence:
CACCTGCCCCACCATATCGAAGAACCCGCTTGATTTATTTCGCTTGTATGTTTATGTTAAGGAACGGGGTGGCTTTACGGAGGTTTGTACCGTTTGTTGGAATTACTTTTTcagcttttcaatttttttttaaattgtaaatgtgGACAGTCTTACCACGTTTAATTCACACGTTATGAAACTACTTAATCGTACCAATTCTAAAGAAACTGACAAAGCTGGCtagtaaattatttgtaaaaagaaCGTCACAATCCCAAttcattagtattttattaacaatCTTGTAAAGCAAAATTATGTATGTTTTTGATCATCTTTTTGGGTGAAACTCGTTTTCATCAATTTCATTGACATCTTTCCaggtaacaaaaaataaaacatggaAAGACATTGCCGGTCTTTTGGGTATCGGCGCATCTTCCAGCGCAGCTTATACCCTTCGGAAGCACTACACCAAAAATTTGTTGCCCTATGAATGCCAGTTTGATAGGGGTGGCATCGACCCTCAGCCTATAATAAACCAGGTGGAGGCAAGCAGTAAAAAGAAGGGTGCCAAAGCGTCCTCGGTTCCTTCACCAGGTTCTTCGAATTCGCAGGATTCGTTTCTGCCGAGCAGTGGAGGTGGTTCTATGGACGGCTATGGTGGATACAATGGGTTTCCGCCTTCTGGTAATCCAGAATATGCGCAGAGGCCTTCTGGACAGTCTGCGCCTTCACCACACGGTGgtaagctgttttttttttttggttaaaaattttgtttgctgtgaaaaaatttgattactTCAATAGAGTATCgcgaaaaaaagattttttatctATGTACCTATACACACCTgtgaattttcattaaaaatactgaaataaaattatacatttcaTATCGACAGTTTACGATAAGTTGTAATCTTGGATATCACCACTTCGGCTTATAAAAAATCCGGAATAGATGAAATTAAtggttttaggtttttttatttctagaccaaaaattttatatatttaatataactttaatTGGACCTATATGTATGATATTTATACTAAATGTtgagtatttaaaataaaaacttcataaaacttgcaaaatagataattttttgtaaattacaaATGCCTGGTTGTTAAAATGTAGcttctttatcaaaaaatataattctctGGTCCTGCAAGTCTAaccagaatattaaaaaaaaaacgattagtTATCAAAAGCACTTCAGACTTCTAAACTTGTTTTTCCAGATAAAAACGTCgaaatatcaataatattttacttaaatcgGAGCTCCATATGTGTCACGTCACCCGGTACTTCGGTTCGGTTGATAACCATAGAAATTTCTTATCGCCATCTTCCACCTCTAATTAAATTTATCACATAGCAAATAGTACAAGggattttgatattttcaaatTCGAAATGCGTGTATTATTGGTCTGGTACACGGTGTATAAACGGGGACACACTATACAGCACAGTTTAGTCGCTTATTCGAGTAATTTTTTGCACggtaaacaacaaaatttttttcacatgaaGCTGCCATGCTGTGCGATTTTCGATACTCGGTTCGTCGCCGCCGATTATTGTTAGTCGGCATTTGGTTCGCATAATGTTTAGTATTTTTGTCAGTGAAATAATATGTACGGAGTATGTAGTGATtcacataataataaattgtatggTTATTGGAGAAAAGGTATAAGCAccatttctttaaatgttataGAAGTCACTATctcatttttatcatttatcaaGTTCTTTAATACTCATTATTTCAGtattttgataatttgaaaatcataCCAAACATTTACTAAATGAAGCCATAATCAAGCAAAGTAATAACGACGAGTGCACCATTGTGTTTTAGACCTTAATTTAAATCTCAGTCTAGATTTATTCATGAATTtcttaatatcaataatttatttgttctcATTTTAAATAACCTATTGTTTATCTTTACAATATTTCCTAGGACCCATAGAATTTTGTCGGAATTTCTATACATAGATTCttcaaaatatttgttaaaagcGATAgtttagtaaaattataatttatataattatcatcTTGAATTTCGCCGATAACAccgaataaatttgaatttcttataaccaaagtttgtttgtttgttttaggTTCTGGAGGTGCAAACCACCTAAACAATGCAACTCCAGGGGGTCCAAGTCCTGCGGGTGGGGTCTCCGACAACGTGAGTGTCTCAAATCCGTTCGATGACGTTTCTCCGAGCCCCCCGCCTCGAGGGGGTCCATTCCCTGGTGGACCCCATGCTCCTTATCCCACAGGTACGTGTAGATTTCTTCTTGAGTAGTTAACTTATTTGCACGGTGTCTAAGGGAGCGGTTTTGTAGAATATTACTGGTCACAAAAGCTTTTAGATGGTAATAATTTTCTCGGTTTGTTCGCAGTATTCAtcgttattgttttattttactacATAGTTGTTTGATACGTCACAGGTTTCATATTACAGAATTTTATACTTAGtccatattataaatttaaagtatagCGAGAGAGGTGAATCTAGTTCGAATACATCTTCCACGTTAAGTCTCAACGTAAAGGCAgaaattaaacttaaatgatATAAGTAGTGGTGTTCTGTTGTCGTTTGTTTTCATATAACGTTCTAATAATATGTTTGCTTGagtaactatttattttaatttacttattattttgtgCATGTTATTAAGAATGCTAAATATATGAACAGGTTATCCGCCAGGCGTAAGACCAGTCTATCCATATACAGGTGATTCTTCGGGTGGCCCACCGAGCGGACAGCCCAGCAGTGGACAACCGCAGACTACGCAGGACCCGTATAATCGTTATAATACTGGCGCAGCGGCTGGATTTAGTCCAAGGCCACCATATGGAGGCCAAGGACAAGGTGGACCCTCTGCTACACAAACTAGCTCCGGCGCTTATCCTGGACATCAAGATTACTATAGACCAGATCAGGTGAGGAAGCTTaacttttgacaaaaaaaaattttttggcacatgtaaaacggcatttttcttAGAACTCTGCGGCCGGCGGTTATCCTCCTTCATCAAACAAAAATATGCCTCCACCTGGTCAACAGCCTCCCAGAAGACATCCAGACTTTGCCAAAGATCAACCTTATCCTCCATATGGACAACCTAGGACCCAACCCATGTATGGTAAGTACAATACTGGTCTTAAACTTACTAGTGTACAGCTAACTTATTGTTACATTTATTTCCAGGTGGTTGGCCAAATAATAACCAATACAGACCACCTCAGTATGGGACTCCAGGCAACAACCAGGTACCGCCTCAGCAATGGAATCAAAATCCACGACCTGGTGGTCCATGGCCAAATAACCAACCACCCTATCAAGGTGGACAGGGTGGGCAAAATCAATGGCAGCCAATGAGCCCTCAAAGTGGACAAACCCCTTCTTCTGTTAGACCACCACATAGGCCAGGTGGCAAACCGTTTCCACCTATAATGCCTCAAGGGGGTGCTCCTAAGGGTTCTCCCCAGCAGCCTGTTGGGAATTCATATGGACACAATCAGATGCCGAAGAGGGAGATTACATTTCCGCCTGATAGTGTTGAAAATGTCACTCCGGTTTTGTACAGAAGAAAGAGGATATGCAAGGCCGATTTGGGTAGTGTAGATGCTTGGAGGTTAATTATGTGCTTGAGATCTGGAATATTAAGCGAGAGCACTTATGCTTTAGATATGTTGAATATTCTTTTGTTTGACGACTCGTCAGTGGGATACTTCGGATTAAACCAATGGCCGGGATTGTTGGATCTGTTGCTGGAGCATTTCAAGAGGAATTTGTCAGATATGTTTGACGGCCCCTATCCCAGAGAGGAGCGAAAAGACGATTCGGAAAAGGAGGTCGATCTGGGCAGTGTCGTGAAGCCGGTAGATGCTGGGGTAAAAACGGTCATCCTCAATAAAACTCCGAACTACACAATGTTGTCTCGAAGGGGTGACCAGGTTAAGTTCGTCGATCGTCCCGAAGATATCTTTGTTCAAGATAATTTAAAGGATTGGGACACCCGTGGCGAAGTAAACATTGCTAACACTTTAGCAGAAATCCCTACAGATCCGTGGTATACGGATGCTGAGCATATATTGCCAAACTTTCAGGCGGAGTTTGGACGAATACCATTCCATACGAAGTTAGATGTGAAGAAAgataagaagaaaaagaagattaAGAGTGAGCCGAAGGTAGAGGTGGAAGAAGTGAGCGAAAGTCAGCCGTCGACCGCGTCCCCCGAAGAGGCACCACCGCCTAAATTAAGTGACAAAAAACGTATTAGGACAAAAACATTAAGTGACGTGATATCTCGAATTAAGAAAGAGTCGTCGGAAGAGAATGAAAAAGTGCTCATGTTAGAAACGTCGTCCGCGAAACTGGACTCGGTTAAGACTGAAGTAGCGACAAGTGAGAACAATAGTTTGACTTGCGAGGAGTCGGCGTCCTCGAGTGTAGATCTGAATCTTAGTGTAAATGGTGAGTGCAGTAACGGTACGGAGACTAGTAGTGAACCAAAAAGGATAGGCGAGAAGTCATGTGTAAAGCGCAGGCGTTTGTCCGATTACGAGGACGAGTCGTATTCCAGGGACGAGGCAAGCTTGTATCTCATCACTGAGAGCCAAGATAATCTGGGCAAGAGATGTATTTGTATATCCAATATTCTTAGAAGTCTTACATTCATTCCTGGCAATGAGGTTGAGTTTGCCAAAAGTATTAGCTTTTTAGCGCTTGTAGGGAAATTATTGTTACTGCATCATGAACATCCTCCGAGGACCCAAAAAACTAGCAATTATGATCGCGAGGTGAGTTATACTATTTAACTGTACATAAATTCAGTTTActgtttccttttttaatttgtttcaggAGGATGCAGATTTTGCAGATTCATGTAGCAGCTTACAAGGTGAAAGTGAATGGTGGTGGGAATTTTTGGCACAAATCCGCGAGAACATTCTTGTGTGCATTTCAAATATATCCGGACAAATTGACGTGTCCCTCTACGAAGAAGAGGTCGCCAGGCCATTATTGGACGGTTTACTTCACTGGGCCATTTGTCCGTCCGCGACTGCGCAAGATCCGTTTCCTTCACTCGGTCCGACCTCATTACTCTCACCACAGAGGCTCGCCTTGGAAGCTTTGTGTAAACTATGTGTTACCCCCAGCAATGTAGATTTAGTGATAGCTACTCCACCGTTCTCCAGATTAGAAAAGCTATGCGTAGTACTTACCAAACACCTTTGCCGATCCGAAGATCAGGTGCTCCGAGAGTTTTCGATCAACTTATTGCATTATTTATCGGCAGCAGACAGCAGCATGGCGAGGGTGGTCGCGGCGCAGACGCCCTGCGTCTCCCTCTTGGTGGCATTTATTGAGCAAGCGGAACAAAGTGCATTGGAGGTGGCCAATCAACGCGGAATTAGCGCACTCCGGGACAACCCAGATTCGATGGGAACCAGTTTGGACATGCTCAGACGTGCCGCGGCTACTTTGGTGTTCCTCGCGCGACACGTCGATAACAAACCGTTGATGGTGCAACAGGAGTCGAGGCTGTTGGCTCTCGTTATGAGCCAGATATTAGATCAACAAGTGGCTTTACTTATTTCCAAAGTGCTATATCAGATATCCCGTAGCTAAGTGTAGATACTACCGGGAGGAAATTGATCGATCTGGCAGGTGTACAGAATAATCTATGTATAGCGTTATCTACGTGACAATTTACCATTATTTAGCCCAGAGTTGGTCCGGACTTTGACTGAGGAGTAAGTAAAGCAGATTGAAGacaagtttttcttttatgatCAGTTTTGGGATTGTTTTAAAACCCATTACGATACTGATAAACCGCGTGTTCAGGTTAgatgaaattgatattttaaagtcTTAATTGTTTGAATATCACCgctgtttaaaattatatagtaaGCATACAATAATTATGATACAGAGTacatttaaaggattttaaacaattacaaTTAACGTTCTTGTGCACCCGCACGTTTATTTGTTTGCAGTCTAGTTGTttcataaaagttttaaaacaatCTCAAAGTCACTCtgttaacaaatatatatatatgtataactTGTGATTAATTAATTCTGCTTTACTTGGATCAGCTCTGGTCTATAAAAAGAACAGAGTGTATGTGGCGTGCTTGTGAAAAACATTAATGTGAGACCAAGACTAGAAGGAGATCTCCATCTCTAAAATAGCTAATCGATTCACTTAGTGTAATCAATCCATTAAAATTGTACCATTTTGTAAATTAAGCGACATATGTCTTTCTGGAAAGTGTTAAACATACATCCATGTtacttattttatgttatttattatttgatataaaagaaaaacagtaTGTTAGTAACTGCAGCTGACCCAGCTCCATTAGAGCTGTAGTCTTCGTAACCGTTTATAAGTTTTCTGCGCATGATGCGCGTTCACTTCTTATTTCATGTTTGGTATTACTGTGCGAATGCTTTATACATGTCTgataatgaatttaattaaataaatgtacaaaGGAAGTACCGAAAATGGTGTTTTTAtacaagttttaattttctgtgaatatttagaaatgttttATACATCCCATTTTAGCTGTTACATTTAAATCTGTTatagattgagaaaaaaaggaTTGACTGTAAATTTAGATATTGCAGTCCAAGAACTAGAACTCAAAATGTAGTTTGAAATATGTGGTGATATTTTTCTGGCTGTAGGTATATTCATCTTATGTATGATTGCATAATGTAAATTAAGTAAATGCTGAATACACtgttttctctttaatttatataaatccCTCATGCCGGAACGTATTTTTTGCTAATTCTCAATTTCATTTAAGGTgatgtgttaaatattttaatgtttaaatggtttatatcaccacaacataaaataaaaagatttttagtaAGTGTAAATATatgtctaaatatttatttgttggttttgtgaatttttaaaatgttcctCTATATCAAAAACAAAAGGACAATTCTGTAATGCAAAGGTATTGCGAACATCTTTGCCTGATACGATTGTAGGTAAAAGATCAAGTAGGTTAAAAAAAGGATCAATTAGTTAAAAGGAGGCACATCATTGAATTAAATACATAATCGTTTCAACACCGTTTATTGACTTAACCTTCAGCCATTTTTCTTGGATAATGAAAACTGTAAACatgtttaaaaaatctagtttcgaacaaaaaattttaattaaattaactgacTTTAGGTGTCACTAAAAGTGCTATCTTGTACAACAAATCAAAGTGTTTTGCCATTAAACGGTCCTATATAAACGACATACAAAATTACGTACattcaaaagaaataaaaaaaaaaacatttattttttatcattgaCTCCACTTGCAAAAACGAAAATctcgcaaaaaaaaaaacaacaccaAAACCATTGCTACAAACTCGagttaaacataattttttttaaagtagacTAAAATAAACTATCTatatataaactaaaatataaaatttttttacacttgTCTTAGAAATTAAATGAGTACAATCACTAACTTGACATTAATTAGAGTAAAGCTAAATTATAAAGGTCTGACAAATTTCTTCTTATGAAAGACATATTTTAGAATCAGTGTCACAACACATTAAAATCTGTATTAGCATGaatgaaaaatatcaatttaatattgtttttattaaattatactcTAATTTAATAAGGAATCAAATTGACAGACCCCAATAACATTACTGATATACATTCTGGACGCCACAATAGTTACAAACGAAACTCTTTATTCACACAGATTCGCATTATGggggatatttttat
This window harbors:
- the LOC126748117 gene encoding trithorax group protein osa isoform X3, giving the protein MSQYRQDGPSAAGQGPPTAGAGPNGALDGDTEQPSSGAAGAGGQGCQPSDSNAYNVSDNNAPSGPPSVEQPSPGGGYAPFPYGSTSGPPDHAFGPRQQPPFGGGGPPKQLPPPPQHRFVPGAPPPPPQLSQPPSGPTPTLNQLLQNPNPVPNRYQNNYGHPEHHYNQWPPQKHPQSYGSGPAPPSGPYRQQTFYGGAPSSAPGGYDSRTSWPGGPPPPSGGSSHSQHGPGSPGQPQPAPPQSQNQPPTSQQPQQNSNSSSVPVSQPSPQPTQPPISHSPGPGPGGQMPPSPQQHNHQQHQPPPGHQQGFPSRPPPPTTPNAHGPDAADLSGGNSNDSSGGPAPGTPNSQGMRPTPSPTGSTGSRSMSPAVGQNIPMPPRPSSSQSDGGNGGGGGVQARLSHSPMPPGSGGYGPPGQQSPHPGSYKGMVPGQGGAPQNSPQMPIYQHQPGQYPGQAGVYPPRTPGNFGPSGQGYGPSSGCPSPGPSLRPPHYLKHHLQHKMGFAAVGPGSAPPSPGPPPQNFHMGPPGGPHHHSGMGPPSSMGPPNMPPSSSPMLTNNYPHEGGPMPPPSSTPNSHTQMVNDMLDNGITTTSQTSMNTHVTATSGGSVTSVVTTGPDGAPIDEGSQQSTLSNASAASGEDPGCPQTPKSNRKNDIGHYGHPSTPQGAVQHEDYGEISSPGWPRTPASPVSQKVFNSHVPPQDTYRSKKTDSLSKLYEMDESPDRRAWLDKLLAFMDDRRTPITTCPTISKNPLDLFRLYVYVKERGGFTEVTKNKTWKDIAGLLGIGASSSAAYTLRKHYTKNLLPYECQFDRGGIDPQPIINQVEASSKKKGAKASSVPSPGSSNSQDSFLPSSGGGSMDGYGGYNGFPPSGNPEYAQRPSGQSAPSPHGGSGGANHLNNATPGGPSPAGGVSDNVSVSNPFDDVSPSPPPRGGPFPGGPHAPYPTGDSSGGPPSGQPSSGQPQTTQDPYNRYNTGAAAGFSPRPPYGGQGQGGPSATQTSSGAYPGHQDYYRPDQNSAAGGYPPSSNKNMPPPGQQPPRRHPDFAKDQPYPPYGQPRTQPMYGGWPNNNQYRPPQYGTPGNNQVPPQQWNQNPRPGGPWPNNQPPYQGGQGGQNQWQPMSPQSGQTPSSVRPPHRPGGKPFPPIMPQGGAPKGSPQQPVGNSYGHNQMPKREITFPPDSVENVTPVLYRRKRICKADLGSVDAWRLIMCLRSGILSESTYALDMLNILLFDDSSVGYFGLNQWPGLLDLLLEHFKRNLSDMFDGPYPREERKDDSEKEVDLGSVVKPVDAGVKTVILNKTPNYTMLSRRGDQVKFVDRPEDIFVQDNLKDWDTRGEVNIANTLAEIPTDPWYTDAEHILPNFQAEFGRIPFHTKLDVKKDKKKKKIKSEPKVEVEEVSESQPSTASPEEAPPPKLSDKKRIRTKTLSDVISRIKKESSEENEKVLMLETSSAKLDSVKTEVATSENNSLTCEESASSSVDLNLSVNGECSNGTETSSEPKRIGEKSCVKRRRLSDYEDESYSRDEASLYLITESQDNLGKRCICISNILRSLTFIPGNEVEFAKSISFLALVGKLLLLHHEHPPRTQKTSNYDREEDADFADSCSSLQGESEWWWEFLAQIRENILVCISNISGQIDVSLYEEEVARPLLDGLLHWAICPSATAQDPFPSLGPTSLLSPQRLALEALCKLCVTPSNVDLVIATPPFSRLEKLCVVLTKHLCRSEDQVLREFSINLLHYLSAADSSMARVVAAQTPCVSLLVAFIEQAEQSALEVANQRGISALRDNPDSMGTSLDMLRRAAATLVFLARHVDNKPLMVQQESRLLALVMSQILDQQVALLISKVLYQISRS
- the LOC126748117 gene encoding trithorax group protein osa isoform X2; this translates as MSQYRQDGPSAAGQGPPTAGAGPNGALDGDTEQPSSGAAGAGGQGCQPSDSNAYNVSDNNAPSGPPSVEQPSPGGGYAPFPYGSTSGPPDHAFGPRQQPPFGGGGPPKQLPPPPQHRFVPGAPPPPPQLSQPPSGPTPTLNQLLQNPNPVPNRYQNNYGHPEHHYNQWPPQKHPQSYGSGPAPPSGPYRQQTFYGGAPSSAPGGYDSRTSWPGGPPPPSGGSSHSQHGPGSPGQPQPAPPQSQNQPPTSQQPQQNSNSSSVPVSQPSPQPTQPPISHSPGPGPGGQMPPSPQQHNHQQHQPPPGHQQGFPSRPPPPTTPNAHGPDAADLSGGNSNDSSGGPAPGTPNSQGMRPTPSPTGSTGSRSMSPAVGQNIPMPPRPSSSQSDGGNGGGGGVQARLSHSPMPPGSGGYGPPGQQSPHPGSYKGMVPGQGGAPQNSPQMPIYQHQPGQYPGQAGVYPPRTPGNFGPSGQGYGPSSGCPSPGPSLRPPHYLKHHLQHKMGFAAVGPGSAPPSPGPPPQNFHMGPPGGPHHHSGMGPPSSMGPPNMPPSSSPMLTNNYPHEGGPMPPPSSTPNSHTQMVNDMLDNGITTTSQTSMNTHVTATSGGSVTSVVTTGPDGAPIDEGSQQSTLSNASAASGEDPGCPQTPKSNRKNDIGHYGHPSTPQGAVQHEDYGEISSPGWPRTPASPVFNSHVPPQDTYRSKKTDSLSKLYEMDESPDRRAWLDKLLAFMDDRRTPITTCPTISKNPLDLFRLYVYVKERGGFTEVTKNKTWKDIAGLLGIGASSSAAYTLRKHYTKNLLPYECQFDRGGIDPQPIINQVEASSKKKGAKASSVPSPGSSNSQDSFLPSSGGGSMDGYGGYNGFPPSGNPEYAQRPSGQSAPSPHGGSGGANHLNNATPGGPSPAGGVSDNVSVSNPFDDVSPSPPPRGGPFPGGPHAPYPTGYPPGVRPVYPYTGDSSGGPPSGQPSSGQPQTTQDPYNRYNTGAAAGFSPRPPYGGQGQGGPSATQTSSGAYPGHQDYYRPDQNSAAGGYPPSSNKNMPPPGQQPPRRHPDFAKDQPYPPYGQPRTQPMYGGWPNNNQYRPPQYGTPGNNQVPPQQWNQNPRPGGPWPNNQPPYQGGQGGQNQWQPMSPQSGQTPSSVRPPHRPGGKPFPPIMPQGGAPKGSPQQPVGNSYGHNQMPKREITFPPDSVENVTPVLYRRKRICKADLGSVDAWRLIMCLRSGILSESTYALDMLNILLFDDSSVGYFGLNQWPGLLDLLLEHFKRNLSDMFDGPYPREERKDDSEKEVDLGSVVKPVDAGVKTVILNKTPNYTMLSRRGDQVKFVDRPEDIFVQDNLKDWDTRGEVNIANTLAEIPTDPWYTDAEHILPNFQAEFGRIPFHTKLDVKKDKKKKKIKSEPKVEVEEVSESQPSTASPEEAPPPKLSDKKRIRTKTLSDVISRIKKESSEENEKVLMLETSSAKLDSVKTEVATSENNSLTCEESASSSVDLNLSVNGECSNGTETSSEPKRIGEKSCVKRRRLSDYEDESYSRDEASLYLITESQDNLGKRCICISNILRSLTFIPGNEVEFAKSISFLALVGKLLLLHHEHPPRTQKTSNYDREEDADFADSCSSLQGESEWWWEFLAQIRENILVCISNISGQIDVSLYEEEVARPLLDGLLHWAICPSATAQDPFPSLGPTSLLSPQRLALEALCKLCVTPSNVDLVIATPPFSRLEKLCVVLTKHLCRSEDQVLREFSINLLHYLSAADSSMARVVAAQTPCVSLLVAFIEQAEQSALEVANQRGISALRDNPDSMGTSLDMLRRAAATLVFLARHVDNKPLMVQQESRLLALVMSQILDQQVALLISKVLYQISRS
- the LOC126748117 gene encoding trithorax group protein osa isoform X4, with translation MRPTPSPTGSTGSRSMSPAVGQNIPMPPRPSSSQSDGGNGGGGGVQARLSHSPMPPGSGGYGPPGQQSPHPGSYKGMVPGQGGAPQNSPQMPIYQHQPGQYPGQAGVYPPRTPGNFGPSGQGYGPSSGCPSPGPSLRPPHYLKHHLQHKMGFAAVGPGSAPPSPGPPPQNFHMGPPGGPHHHSGMGPPSSMGPPNMPPSSSPMLTNNYPHEGGPMPPPSSTPNSHTQMVNDMLDNGITTTSQTSMNTHVTATSGGSVTSVVTTGPDGAPIDEGSQQSTLSNASAASGEDPGCPQTPKSNRKNDIGHYGHPSTPQGAVQHEDYGEISSPGWPRTPASPVSQKVFNSHVPPQDTYRSKKTDSLSKLYEMDESPDRRAWLDKLLAFMDDRRTPITTCPTISKNPLDLFRLYVYVKERGGFTEVTKNKTWKDIAGLLGIGASSSAAYTLRKHYTKNLLPYECQFDRGGIDPQPIINQVEASSKKKGAKASSVPSPGSSNSQDSFLPSSGGGSMDGYGGYNGFPPSGNPEYAQRPSGQSAPSPHGGSGGANHLNNATPGGPSPAGGVSDNVSVSNPFDDVSPSPPPRGGPFPGGPHAPYPTGYPPGVRPVYPYTGDSSGGPPSGQPSSGQPQTTQDPYNRYNTGAAAGFSPRPPYGGQGQGGPSATQTSSGAYPGHQDYYRPDQNSAAGGYPPSSNKNMPPPGQQPPRRHPDFAKDQPYPPYGQPRTQPMYGGWPNNNQYRPPQYGTPGNNQVPPQQWNQNPRPGGPWPNNQPPYQGGQGGQNQWQPMSPQSGQTPSSVRPPHRPGGKPFPPIMPQGGAPKGSPQQPVGNSYGHNQMPKREITFPPDSVENVTPVLYRRKRICKADLGSVDAWRLIMCLRSGILSESTYALDMLNILLFDDSSVGYFGLNQWPGLLDLLLEHFKRNLSDMFDGPYPREERKDDSEKEVDLGSVVKPVDAGVKTVILNKTPNYTMLSRRGDQVKFVDRPEDIFVQDNLKDWDTRGEVNIANTLAEIPTDPWYTDAEHILPNFQAEFGRIPFHTKLDVKKDKKKKKIKSEPKVEVEEVSESQPSTASPEEAPPPKLSDKKRIRTKTLSDVISRIKKESSEENEKVLMLETSSAKLDSVKTEVATSENNSLTCEESASSSVDLNLSVNGECSNGTETSSEPKRIGEKSCVKRRRLSDYEDESYSRDEASLYLITESQDNLGKRCICISNILRSLTFIPGNEVEFAKSISFLALVGKLLLLHHEHPPRTQKTSNYDREEDADFADSCSSLQGESEWWWEFLAQIRENILVCISNISGQIDVSLYEEEVARPLLDGLLHWAICPSATAQDPFPSLGPTSLLSPQRLALEALCKLCVTPSNVDLVIATPPFSRLEKLCVVLTKHLCRSEDQVLREFSINLLHYLSAADSSMARVVAAQTPCVSLLVAFIEQAEQSALEVANQRGISALRDNPDSMGTSLDMLRRAAATLVFLARHVDNKPLMVQQESRLLALVMSQILDQQVALLISKVLYQISRS
- the LOC126748117 gene encoding trithorax group protein osa isoform X1, producing the protein MSQYRQDGPSAAGQGPPTAGAGPNGALDGDTEQPSSGAAGAGGQGCQPSDSNAYNVSDNNAPSGPPSVEQPSPGGGYAPFPYGSTSGPPDHAFGPRQQPPFGGGGPPKQLPPPPQHRFVPGAPPPPPQLSQPPSGPTPTLNQLLQNPNPVPNRYQNNYGHPEHHYNQWPPQKHPQSYGSGPAPPSGPYRQQTFYGGAPSSAPGGYDSRTSWPGGPPPPSGGSSHSQHGPGSPGQPQPAPPQSQNQPPTSQQPQQNSNSSSVPVSQPSPQPTQPPISHSPGPGPGGQMPPSPQQHNHQQHQPPPGHQQGFPSRPPPPTTPNAHGPDAADLSGGNSNDSSGGPAPGTPNSQGMRPTPSPTGSTGSRSMSPAVGQNIPMPPRPSSSQSDGGNGGGGGVQARLSHSPMPPGSGGYGPPGQQSPHPGSYKGMVPGQGGAPQNSPQMPIYQHQPGQYPGQAGVYPPRTPGNFGPSGQGYGPSSGCPSPGPSLRPPHYLKHHLQHKMGFAAVGPGSAPPSPGPPPQNFHMGPPGGPHHHSGMGPPSSMGPPNMPPSSSPMLTNNYPHEGGPMPPPSSTPNSHTQMVNDMLDNGITTTSQTSMNTHVTATSGGSVTSVVTTGPDGAPIDEGSQQSTLSNASAASGEDPGCPQTPKSNRKNDIGHYGHPSTPQGAVQHEDYGEISSPGWPRTPASPVSQKVFNSHVPPQDTYRSKKTDSLSKLYEMDESPDRRAWLDKLLAFMDDRRTPITTCPTISKNPLDLFRLYVYVKERGGFTEVTKNKTWKDIAGLLGIGASSSAAYTLRKHYTKNLLPYECQFDRGGIDPQPIINQVEASSKKKGAKASSVPSPGSSNSQDSFLPSSGGGSMDGYGGYNGFPPSGNPEYAQRPSGQSAPSPHGGSGGANHLNNATPGGPSPAGGVSDNVSVSNPFDDVSPSPPPRGGPFPGGPHAPYPTGYPPGVRPVYPYTGDSSGGPPSGQPSSGQPQTTQDPYNRYNTGAAAGFSPRPPYGGQGQGGPSATQTSSGAYPGHQDYYRPDQNSAAGGYPPSSNKNMPPPGQQPPRRHPDFAKDQPYPPYGQPRTQPMYGGWPNNNQYRPPQYGTPGNNQVPPQQWNQNPRPGGPWPNNQPPYQGGQGGQNQWQPMSPQSGQTPSSVRPPHRPGGKPFPPIMPQGGAPKGSPQQPVGNSYGHNQMPKREITFPPDSVENVTPVLYRRKRICKADLGSVDAWRLIMCLRSGILSESTYALDMLNILLFDDSSVGYFGLNQWPGLLDLLLEHFKRNLSDMFDGPYPREERKDDSEKEVDLGSVVKPVDAGVKTVILNKTPNYTMLSRRGDQVKFVDRPEDIFVQDNLKDWDTRGEVNIANTLAEIPTDPWYTDAEHILPNFQAEFGRIPFHTKLDVKKDKKKKKIKSEPKVEVEEVSESQPSTASPEEAPPPKLSDKKRIRTKTLSDVISRIKKESSEENEKVLMLETSSAKLDSVKTEVATSENNSLTCEESASSSVDLNLSVNGECSNGTETSSEPKRIGEKSCVKRRRLSDYEDESYSRDEASLYLITESQDNLGKRCICISNILRSLTFIPGNEVEFAKSISFLALVGKLLLLHHEHPPRTQKTSNYDREEDADFADSCSSLQGESEWWWEFLAQIRENILVCISNISGQIDVSLYEEEVARPLLDGLLHWAICPSATAQDPFPSLGPTSLLSPQRLALEALCKLCVTPSNVDLVIATPPFSRLEKLCVVLTKHLCRSEDQVLREFSINLLHYLSAADSSMARVVAAQTPCVSLLVAFIEQAEQSALEVANQRGISALRDNPDSMGTSLDMLRRAAATLVFLARHVDNKPLMVQQESRLLALVMSQILDQQVALLISKVLYQISRS